In Oncorhynchus tshawytscha isolate Ot180627B linkage group LG28, Otsh_v2.0, whole genome shotgun sequence, a genomic segment contains:
- the LOC112226664 gene encoding rap guanine nucleotide exchange factor 4-like isoform X2: protein MVAVETSPNSSPSAEWVGCLDKRPAERSGEDVDIILSRLKGVKAFQRFHPSLLLQICSCAFYEYLEKGITLFRQGDIGTSWYAVLSGSLDVKVSETANHQDAVAICTLGIGTAFGESILDNTPRHATIVSRETSELLRIEQREFKSLWEKYRQCMAGLLAPPYGAMESGSNNDRLADKDSLGSNTLSLMNKSLNKVQSEKLQRGGKVMRNAILSRAPHMIRDRKYHLKTYRQCCVGTELVDWLVQQSTCVHTRSHAVGMWQALLEEGVLNHVDQELGFQDKYLFYRFLDDEEEDTPLPSEEEKRESEEELPETILFLAQIGPDALLRMILRKPPGQRTGDDLEIIYDELLHIKALSHLSNTVKRELASVLIFESHATAGTVLFNQGEEGTSWYIIQKGSVNVVIYGKGVVCTLHEGDDFGKLALVTDSARAASIVLREDNCHFLRVDKEDFNRILRDVEANTVRLKEHEQAVLVLEKSPRASTLGNIKYTVMSGTPEKILDHFLETMRMDTHHADPDPAVDDFVLMHCVFMPNSQFCQLLMAHYHAVAPPGSEQERLEYAVTSKRRVLNLALRWAAVHAHHLQEEQAALTFLEELYGSVSSDSRILRALKDFVPDLEKVVKLHSEEAKLKKKVLLREFSNGDERLAKKQPIRNCDEILLKVYCSDHTYTTIRVAVAATGREVTSAVADKLASSDDLLLVHLSSAGEKQMLKPNDVSVFSTLSINGRMFACPRDQLNALTPLPDQEGPSAGSMSSFELMSSKDLAYQMTLYDWELFSCVHEHELLYHTFGRQSFRRTTANLDLFLRRFNQVQLWVVTEVCLCGQLSKRVQLLKKFIKIAAHCREFKNLNSFFAIIMGMSNPAVSRLTQTWEKLPSKFKKFYAEFESMMDPSRNHRAYRLTVTKIEPPIIPFMPLLLKDMTFSHEGNKTFIDNMVNFEKIRMIANTIRAVRHCRSQPFNPEVCQPNKNHAEVRGYVRKLCVIDNQRTLTTLSYRLEPRRT, encoded by the exons gCCTGCGGAGCGTTCTGGAGAGGATGTGGATATTATTCTGAGCAGACTTAAAGGGGTTAAAGCCTTCCAGAGGTTCCACCCCTCCCTGCTGCTGCAGATCTGCTCCTGTGCCTTCTACGAATACCTGGAGAAAGGCATCACCT TGTTCCGCCAGGGTGACATCGGGACCAGCTGGTATGCtgttctgtctggctctctggacGTCAAGGTGTCGGAAACAGCCAACCACCAG gatgCTGTCGCTATCTGCACGCTGGGAATCGGGACGGCGTTTGGAGAGTCGATTCTGGATAATACTCCTCGCCACGCCACCATCGTCAGCAGAGAGACCAGCGAATTGCTCCGCATTGAACAGAGAGAGTTCAAGAGCctatgggag AAGTACCGTCAGTGTATGGCTGGACTTCTGGCCCCTCCATATGGAGCCATGGAGAGTGGATCCAACAATGATC GGCTGGCAGACAAAGACAGTCTAGGTTCCAATACTCTCAGCCTCATGAACAAGTCTCTCAACAAG GTTCAGTCAGAGAAGCTGCAGCGAGGGGGGAAGGTGATGCGGAACGCCATCCTCTCCAGAGCCCCCCACATGATCAGAGACAGGAAGTACCACCTCAAGACATACAG GCAGTGTTGTGTAGGAACAGAGCTGGTAGACTGGCTGGTGCAACAGAGTACCTGTGTACACACTCGCtctcatgctgtagggatgtggCAGGCTCTGCTGGAGGAGGGAGTACTGAACCACG TGGACCAAGAGTTGGGTTTCCAGGACAAGTACCTGTTCTACCGTTTCCTTGACGATGAGGAGGAGGACACCCCGTTGCCTagcgaggaggagaagagagagagtgaggaagagctTCCTGAGACCATCCTCTTCCTTGCCCAGATAGGACCTGACGCCCTGCTGCGCATGATCCTCCGCAAACC tCCTGGTCAGAGGACAGGTGATGATCTGGAGATCATCTATGATGAGCTGCTTCACATCAAGGCCTTATCCCACCTCTCCAACACT GTGAAGAGGGAGCTGGCCAGTGTTCTGATATTTGAGTCCCACGCCACTGCAGGAACCGTGT TGTTTAACCAGGGTGAGGAGGGCACATCCTGGTACATCATCCAGAAGGGCTCTGTCAATGTGGTCATCTACGGCAAG GGTGTGGTGTGTACCCTGCACGAGGGAGATGACTTTGGGAAGCTGGCACTGGTGACAGACTCCGCTCGAGCTGCCTCCATCGTCCTCAGAGAAGACAACTGTCACTTCCTCCGAGTGGACAAGGAAGACTTCAACAGGATACTCAGG GACGTGGAGGCGAATACAGTGCGCCTGAAGGAGCATGAGCAGGCTGTGCTGgtcctggagaagagtcccagAGCCTCTACTCTGGGAAACATCAAGTACACTGTGATGTCTGGAACCCCTGAGAAGATCCTAGACCACTTCCTGGAGACCATGAGGATGGACACACACCACGCTgacccag atCCTGCGGTAGATGACTTTGTCCTCATGCACTGTGTCTTCATGCCTAACAGCCAGTTCTGCCAGCTACTCATGGCACA CTACCATGCGGTGGCTCCCCCGGGCTCGGAGCAGGAGAGGTTGGAGTACGCTGTGACCTCTAAAAGACGAGTCCTCAATCTGGCCCTGCGCTGGGCGGCAGTACACGCACACCATCTACAGGAGGAGCAAGCAGCACTCACATTcctggag GAGCTATATGGGAGTGTGTCCAGTGACTCACGGATCCTCAGAGCTCTGAAAGACTTTGTACCCGACTTGGAGAAGGTCGTCAAACTACA TTCAGAAGAGGCCAAATTGAAAAAG AAGGTCCTTCTTAGAGAGTTCAGCAACGGAGACGAGAGACTAGCGAAGAAACAACCCATCAGGAACTGTGAcgaaa tcctgtTGAAGGTGTACTGCAGTGACCATACCTATACCACCATCCGGGTTGCCGTGGCagccacagggagagaggtgaCCAGTGCTGTGGCTGACAAACTGGCCTCAAGCGATGACCTACTATTGGTCCACCTCAGCTCCGCAGGCG AGAAGCAGATGCTGAAGCCCAATGATGTGTCTGTATTCTCCACTCTGAGCATCAACGGGCGTATGTTCGCCTGTCCCAGGGACCAGCTGAATGCTCTG accccTCTCCCAGACCAGGAGGGGCCCTCAGCGGGGTCCATGTCCAGTTTTGAACTGATGAGTTCGAAAGACCTGGCCTACCAGATGACCCTGTATGACTGGGAACTCTTCAGCTGCGTGCAcgag catGAGCTGTTGTACCACACGTTTGGCCGTCAGAGCTTCAGGAGAACCACCGCCAACCTGGACCTCTTCTTACGCAG GTTCAACCAGGTGCAGCTGTGGGTTGTGAcagaggtgtgtctgtgtggtcagCTCAGCAAACGGGTTCAGCTGCTCAAGAAGTTCATCAAGATCGCTGCTCA CTGCCGGGAGTTTAAGAATCTGAACTCGTTCTTTGCCATCATCATGGGTATGAGCAACCCTGCAGTCAGCCGACTCACCCAGACCTGGGAG AAACTCCCCAGCAAGTTCAAGAAGTTCTACGCTGAATTTGAAAGCATGATG gacCCGTCCAGGAACCACCGGGCCTACCGGCTGACCGTCACCAAAATCGAGCCGCCAATCATCCCCTTCATGCCCCTCCTCCTCAAAG ACATGACTTTCAGTCACGAGGGCAACAAGACGTTCATAGACAACATGGTCAACTTTGAGAAGATA CGGATGATAGCAAACACCATCCGGGCAGTGAGACACTGCAGGAGTCAGCCGTTCA ACCCTGAGGTGTGTCAGCCCAATAAGAACCACGCGGAGGTGAGGGGTTACGTCAGAAAGCTGTGTGTGATTGACAACCAGCGGACCCTGACAACGCTCTCCTATAGGCTGGAGCCCCGCAGGACCTGA
- the LOC112226664 gene encoding rap guanine nucleotide exchange factor 4-like isoform X3 yields MAGLLAPPYGAMESGSNNDRLADKDSLGSNTLSLMNKSLNKVQSEKLQRGGKVMRNAILSRAPHMIRDRKYHLKTYRQCCVGTELVDWLVQQSTCVHTRSHAVGMWQALLEEGVLNHVDQELGFQDKYLFYRFLDDEEEDTPLPSEEEKRESEEELPETILFLAQIGPDALLRMILRKPPGQRTGDDLEIIYDELLHIKALSHLSNTVKRELASVLIFESHATAGTVLFNQGEEGTSWYIIQKGSVNVVIYGKGVVCTLHEGDDFGKLALVTDSARAASIVLREDNCHFLRVDKEDFNRILRDVEANTVRLKEHEQAVLVLEKSPRASTLGNIKYTVMSGTPEKILDHFLETMRMDTHHADPDPAVDDFVLMHCVFMPNSQFCQLLMAHYHAVAPPGSEQERLEYAVTSKRRVLNLALRWAAVHAHHLQEEQAALTFLEELYGSVSSDSRILRALKDFVPDLEKVVKLHSEEAKLKKQKVLLREFSNGDERLAKKQPIRNCDEILLKVYCSDHTYTTIRVAVAATGREVTSAVADKLASSDDLLLVHLSSAGEKQMLKPNDVSVFSTLSINGRMFACPRDQLNALTPLPDQEGPSAGSMSSFELMSSKDLAYQMTLYDWELFSCVHEHELLYHTFGRQSFRRTTANLDLFLRRFNQVQLWVVTEVCLCGQLSKRVQLLKKFIKIAAHCREFKNLNSFFAIIMGMSNPAVSRLTQTWEKLPSKFKKFYAEFESMMDPSRNHRAYRLTVTKIEPPIIPFMPLLLKDMTFSHEGNKTFIDNMVNFEKIRMIANTIRAVRHCRSQPFNPEVCQPNKNHAEVRGYVRKLCVIDNQRTLTTLSYRLEPRRT; encoded by the exons ATGGCTGGACTTCTGGCCCCTCCATATGGAGCCATGGAGAGTGGATCCAACAATGATC GGCTGGCAGACAAAGACAGTCTAGGTTCCAATACTCTCAGCCTCATGAACAAGTCTCTCAACAAG GTTCAGTCAGAGAAGCTGCAGCGAGGGGGGAAGGTGATGCGGAACGCCATCCTCTCCAGAGCCCCCCACATGATCAGAGACAGGAAGTACCACCTCAAGACATACAG GCAGTGTTGTGTAGGAACAGAGCTGGTAGACTGGCTGGTGCAACAGAGTACCTGTGTACACACTCGCtctcatgctgtagggatgtggCAGGCTCTGCTGGAGGAGGGAGTACTGAACCACG TGGACCAAGAGTTGGGTTTCCAGGACAAGTACCTGTTCTACCGTTTCCTTGACGATGAGGAGGAGGACACCCCGTTGCCTagcgaggaggagaagagagagagtgaggaagagctTCCTGAGACCATCCTCTTCCTTGCCCAGATAGGACCTGACGCCCTGCTGCGCATGATCCTCCGCAAACC tCCTGGTCAGAGGACAGGTGATGATCTGGAGATCATCTATGATGAGCTGCTTCACATCAAGGCCTTATCCCACCTCTCCAACACT GTGAAGAGGGAGCTGGCCAGTGTTCTGATATTTGAGTCCCACGCCACTGCAGGAACCGTGT TGTTTAACCAGGGTGAGGAGGGCACATCCTGGTACATCATCCAGAAGGGCTCTGTCAATGTGGTCATCTACGGCAAG GGTGTGGTGTGTACCCTGCACGAGGGAGATGACTTTGGGAAGCTGGCACTGGTGACAGACTCCGCTCGAGCTGCCTCCATCGTCCTCAGAGAAGACAACTGTCACTTCCTCCGAGTGGACAAGGAAGACTTCAACAGGATACTCAGG GACGTGGAGGCGAATACAGTGCGCCTGAAGGAGCATGAGCAGGCTGTGCTGgtcctggagaagagtcccagAGCCTCTACTCTGGGAAACATCAAGTACACTGTGATGTCTGGAACCCCTGAGAAGATCCTAGACCACTTCCTGGAGACCATGAGGATGGACACACACCACGCTgacccag atCCTGCGGTAGATGACTTTGTCCTCATGCACTGTGTCTTCATGCCTAACAGCCAGTTCTGCCAGCTACTCATGGCACA CTACCATGCGGTGGCTCCCCCGGGCTCGGAGCAGGAGAGGTTGGAGTACGCTGTGACCTCTAAAAGACGAGTCCTCAATCTGGCCCTGCGCTGGGCGGCAGTACACGCACACCATCTACAGGAGGAGCAAGCAGCACTCACATTcctggag GAGCTATATGGGAGTGTGTCCAGTGACTCACGGATCCTCAGAGCTCTGAAAGACTTTGTACCCGACTTGGAGAAGGTCGTCAAACTACA TTCAGAAGAGGCCAAATTGAAAAAG CAGAAGGTCCTTCTTAGAGAGTTCAGCAACGGAGACGAGAGACTAGCGAAGAAACAACCCATCAGGAACTGTGAcgaaa tcctgtTGAAGGTGTACTGCAGTGACCATACCTATACCACCATCCGGGTTGCCGTGGCagccacagggagagaggtgaCCAGTGCTGTGGCTGACAAACTGGCCTCAAGCGATGACCTACTATTGGTCCACCTCAGCTCCGCAGGCG AGAAGCAGATGCTGAAGCCCAATGATGTGTCTGTATTCTCCACTCTGAGCATCAACGGGCGTATGTTCGCCTGTCCCAGGGACCAGCTGAATGCTCTG accccTCTCCCAGACCAGGAGGGGCCCTCAGCGGGGTCCATGTCCAGTTTTGAACTGATGAGTTCGAAAGACCTGGCCTACCAGATGACCCTGTATGACTGGGAACTCTTCAGCTGCGTGCAcgag catGAGCTGTTGTACCACACGTTTGGCCGTCAGAGCTTCAGGAGAACCACCGCCAACCTGGACCTCTTCTTACGCAG GTTCAACCAGGTGCAGCTGTGGGTTGTGAcagaggtgtgtctgtgtggtcagCTCAGCAAACGGGTTCAGCTGCTCAAGAAGTTCATCAAGATCGCTGCTCA CTGCCGGGAGTTTAAGAATCTGAACTCGTTCTTTGCCATCATCATGGGTATGAGCAACCCTGCAGTCAGCCGACTCACCCAGACCTGGGAG AAACTCCCCAGCAAGTTCAAGAAGTTCTACGCTGAATTTGAAAGCATGATG gacCCGTCCAGGAACCACCGGGCCTACCGGCTGACCGTCACCAAAATCGAGCCGCCAATCATCCCCTTCATGCCCCTCCTCCTCAAAG ACATGACTTTCAGTCACGAGGGCAACAAGACGTTCATAGACAACATGGTCAACTTTGAGAAGATA CGGATGATAGCAAACACCATCCGGGCAGTGAGACACTGCAGGAGTCAGCCGTTCA ACCCTGAGGTGTGTCAGCCCAATAAGAACCACGCGGAGGTGAGGGGTTACGTCAGAAAGCTGTGTGTGATTGACAACCAGCGGACCCTGACAACGCTCTCCTATAGGCTGGAGCCCCGCAGGACCTGA
- the LOC112226664 gene encoding rap guanine nucleotide exchange factor 4-like isoform X1, whose amino-acid sequence MVAVETSPNSSPSAEWVGCLDKRPAERSGEDVDIILSRLKGVKAFQRFHPSLLLQICSCAFYEYLEKGITLFRQGDIGTSWYAVLSGSLDVKVSETANHQDAVAICTLGIGTAFGESILDNTPRHATIVSRETSELLRIEQREFKSLWEKYRQCMAGLLAPPYGAMESGSNNDRLADKDSLGSNTLSLMNKSLNKVQSEKLQRGGKVMRNAILSRAPHMIRDRKYHLKTYRQCCVGTELVDWLVQQSTCVHTRSHAVGMWQALLEEGVLNHVDQELGFQDKYLFYRFLDDEEEDTPLPSEEEKRESEEELPETILFLAQIGPDALLRMILRKPPGQRTGDDLEIIYDELLHIKALSHLSNTVKRELASVLIFESHATAGTVLFNQGEEGTSWYIIQKGSVNVVIYGKGVVCTLHEGDDFGKLALVTDSARAASIVLREDNCHFLRVDKEDFNRILRDVEANTVRLKEHEQAVLVLEKSPRASTLGNIKYTVMSGTPEKILDHFLETMRMDTHHADPDPAVDDFVLMHCVFMPNSQFCQLLMAHYHAVAPPGSEQERLEYAVTSKRRVLNLALRWAAVHAHHLQEEQAALTFLEELYGSVSSDSRILRALKDFVPDLEKVVKLHSEEAKLKKQKVLLREFSNGDERLAKKQPIRNCDEILLKVYCSDHTYTTIRVAVAATGREVTSAVADKLASSDDLLLVHLSSAGEKQMLKPNDVSVFSTLSINGRMFACPRDQLNALTPLPDQEGPSAGSMSSFELMSSKDLAYQMTLYDWELFSCVHEHELLYHTFGRQSFRRTTANLDLFLRRFNQVQLWVVTEVCLCGQLSKRVQLLKKFIKIAAHCREFKNLNSFFAIIMGMSNPAVSRLTQTWEKLPSKFKKFYAEFESMMDPSRNHRAYRLTVTKIEPPIIPFMPLLLKDMTFSHEGNKTFIDNMVNFEKIRMIANTIRAVRHCRSQPFNPEVCQPNKNHAEVRGYVRKLCVIDNQRTLTTLSYRLEPRRT is encoded by the exons gCCTGCGGAGCGTTCTGGAGAGGATGTGGATATTATTCTGAGCAGACTTAAAGGGGTTAAAGCCTTCCAGAGGTTCCACCCCTCCCTGCTGCTGCAGATCTGCTCCTGTGCCTTCTACGAATACCTGGAGAAAGGCATCACCT TGTTCCGCCAGGGTGACATCGGGACCAGCTGGTATGCtgttctgtctggctctctggacGTCAAGGTGTCGGAAACAGCCAACCACCAG gatgCTGTCGCTATCTGCACGCTGGGAATCGGGACGGCGTTTGGAGAGTCGATTCTGGATAATACTCCTCGCCACGCCACCATCGTCAGCAGAGAGACCAGCGAATTGCTCCGCATTGAACAGAGAGAGTTCAAGAGCctatgggag AAGTACCGTCAGTGTATGGCTGGACTTCTGGCCCCTCCATATGGAGCCATGGAGAGTGGATCCAACAATGATC GGCTGGCAGACAAAGACAGTCTAGGTTCCAATACTCTCAGCCTCATGAACAAGTCTCTCAACAAG GTTCAGTCAGAGAAGCTGCAGCGAGGGGGGAAGGTGATGCGGAACGCCATCCTCTCCAGAGCCCCCCACATGATCAGAGACAGGAAGTACCACCTCAAGACATACAG GCAGTGTTGTGTAGGAACAGAGCTGGTAGACTGGCTGGTGCAACAGAGTACCTGTGTACACACTCGCtctcatgctgtagggatgtggCAGGCTCTGCTGGAGGAGGGAGTACTGAACCACG TGGACCAAGAGTTGGGTTTCCAGGACAAGTACCTGTTCTACCGTTTCCTTGACGATGAGGAGGAGGACACCCCGTTGCCTagcgaggaggagaagagagagagtgaggaagagctTCCTGAGACCATCCTCTTCCTTGCCCAGATAGGACCTGACGCCCTGCTGCGCATGATCCTCCGCAAACC tCCTGGTCAGAGGACAGGTGATGATCTGGAGATCATCTATGATGAGCTGCTTCACATCAAGGCCTTATCCCACCTCTCCAACACT GTGAAGAGGGAGCTGGCCAGTGTTCTGATATTTGAGTCCCACGCCACTGCAGGAACCGTGT TGTTTAACCAGGGTGAGGAGGGCACATCCTGGTACATCATCCAGAAGGGCTCTGTCAATGTGGTCATCTACGGCAAG GGTGTGGTGTGTACCCTGCACGAGGGAGATGACTTTGGGAAGCTGGCACTGGTGACAGACTCCGCTCGAGCTGCCTCCATCGTCCTCAGAGAAGACAACTGTCACTTCCTCCGAGTGGACAAGGAAGACTTCAACAGGATACTCAGG GACGTGGAGGCGAATACAGTGCGCCTGAAGGAGCATGAGCAGGCTGTGCTGgtcctggagaagagtcccagAGCCTCTACTCTGGGAAACATCAAGTACACTGTGATGTCTGGAACCCCTGAGAAGATCCTAGACCACTTCCTGGAGACCATGAGGATGGACACACACCACGCTgacccag atCCTGCGGTAGATGACTTTGTCCTCATGCACTGTGTCTTCATGCCTAACAGCCAGTTCTGCCAGCTACTCATGGCACA CTACCATGCGGTGGCTCCCCCGGGCTCGGAGCAGGAGAGGTTGGAGTACGCTGTGACCTCTAAAAGACGAGTCCTCAATCTGGCCCTGCGCTGGGCGGCAGTACACGCACACCATCTACAGGAGGAGCAAGCAGCACTCACATTcctggag GAGCTATATGGGAGTGTGTCCAGTGACTCACGGATCCTCAGAGCTCTGAAAGACTTTGTACCCGACTTGGAGAAGGTCGTCAAACTACA TTCAGAAGAGGCCAAATTGAAAAAG CAGAAGGTCCTTCTTAGAGAGTTCAGCAACGGAGACGAGAGACTAGCGAAGAAACAACCCATCAGGAACTGTGAcgaaa tcctgtTGAAGGTGTACTGCAGTGACCATACCTATACCACCATCCGGGTTGCCGTGGCagccacagggagagaggtgaCCAGTGCTGTGGCTGACAAACTGGCCTCAAGCGATGACCTACTATTGGTCCACCTCAGCTCCGCAGGCG AGAAGCAGATGCTGAAGCCCAATGATGTGTCTGTATTCTCCACTCTGAGCATCAACGGGCGTATGTTCGCCTGTCCCAGGGACCAGCTGAATGCTCTG accccTCTCCCAGACCAGGAGGGGCCCTCAGCGGGGTCCATGTCCAGTTTTGAACTGATGAGTTCGAAAGACCTGGCCTACCAGATGACCCTGTATGACTGGGAACTCTTCAGCTGCGTGCAcgag catGAGCTGTTGTACCACACGTTTGGCCGTCAGAGCTTCAGGAGAACCACCGCCAACCTGGACCTCTTCTTACGCAG GTTCAACCAGGTGCAGCTGTGGGTTGTGAcagaggtgtgtctgtgtggtcagCTCAGCAAACGGGTTCAGCTGCTCAAGAAGTTCATCAAGATCGCTGCTCA CTGCCGGGAGTTTAAGAATCTGAACTCGTTCTTTGCCATCATCATGGGTATGAGCAACCCTGCAGTCAGCCGACTCACCCAGACCTGGGAG AAACTCCCCAGCAAGTTCAAGAAGTTCTACGCTGAATTTGAAAGCATGATG gacCCGTCCAGGAACCACCGGGCCTACCGGCTGACCGTCACCAAAATCGAGCCGCCAATCATCCCCTTCATGCCCCTCCTCCTCAAAG ACATGACTTTCAGTCACGAGGGCAACAAGACGTTCATAGACAACATGGTCAACTTTGAGAAGATA CGGATGATAGCAAACACCATCCGGGCAGTGAGACACTGCAGGAGTCAGCCGTTCA ACCCTGAGGTGTGTCAGCCCAATAAGAACCACGCGGAGGTGAGGGGTTACGTCAGAAAGCTGTGTGTGATTGACAACCAGCGGACCCTGACAACGCTCTCCTATAGGCTGGAGCCCCGCAGGACCTGA
- the LOC112226664 gene encoding rap guanine nucleotide exchange factor 4-like isoform X4 has protein sequence MVAVETSPNSSPSAEWVGCLDKRPAERSGEDVDIILSRLKGVKAFQRFHPSLLLQICSCAFYEYLEKGITLFRQGDIGTSWYAVLSGSLDVKVSETANHQDAVAICTLGIGTAFGESILDNTPRHATIVSRETSELLRIEQREFKSLWEKYRQCMAGLLAPPYGAMESGSNNDRLADKDSLGSNTLSLMNKSLNKVQSEKLQRGGKVMRNAILSRAPHMIRDRKYHLKTYRQCCVGTELVDWLVQQSTCVHTRSHAVGMWQALLEEGVLNHVDQELGFQDKYLFYRFLDDEEEDTPLPSEEEKRESEEELPETILFLAQIGPDALLRMILRKPPGQRTGDDLEIIYDELLHIKALSHLSNTVKRELASVLIFESHATAGTVLFNQGEEGTSWYIIQKGSVNVVIYGKGVVCTLHEGDDFGKLALVTDSARAASIVLREDNCHFLRVDKEDFNRILRFWEQKTALRSNVSLMRK, from the exons gCCTGCGGAGCGTTCTGGAGAGGATGTGGATATTATTCTGAGCAGACTTAAAGGGGTTAAAGCCTTCCAGAGGTTCCACCCCTCCCTGCTGCTGCAGATCTGCTCCTGTGCCTTCTACGAATACCTGGAGAAAGGCATCACCT TGTTCCGCCAGGGTGACATCGGGACCAGCTGGTATGCtgttctgtctggctctctggacGTCAAGGTGTCGGAAACAGCCAACCACCAG gatgCTGTCGCTATCTGCACGCTGGGAATCGGGACGGCGTTTGGAGAGTCGATTCTGGATAATACTCCTCGCCACGCCACCATCGTCAGCAGAGAGACCAGCGAATTGCTCCGCATTGAACAGAGAGAGTTCAAGAGCctatgggag AAGTACCGTCAGTGTATGGCTGGACTTCTGGCCCCTCCATATGGAGCCATGGAGAGTGGATCCAACAATGATC GGCTGGCAGACAAAGACAGTCTAGGTTCCAATACTCTCAGCCTCATGAACAAGTCTCTCAACAAG GTTCAGTCAGAGAAGCTGCAGCGAGGGGGGAAGGTGATGCGGAACGCCATCCTCTCCAGAGCCCCCCACATGATCAGAGACAGGAAGTACCACCTCAAGACATACAG GCAGTGTTGTGTAGGAACAGAGCTGGTAGACTGGCTGGTGCAACAGAGTACCTGTGTACACACTCGCtctcatgctgtagggatgtggCAGGCTCTGCTGGAGGAGGGAGTACTGAACCACG TGGACCAAGAGTTGGGTTTCCAGGACAAGTACCTGTTCTACCGTTTCCTTGACGATGAGGAGGAGGACACCCCGTTGCCTagcgaggaggagaagagagagagtgaggaagagctTCCTGAGACCATCCTCTTCCTTGCCCAGATAGGACCTGACGCCCTGCTGCGCATGATCCTCCGCAAACC tCCTGGTCAGAGGACAGGTGATGATCTGGAGATCATCTATGATGAGCTGCTTCACATCAAGGCCTTATCCCACCTCTCCAACACT GTGAAGAGGGAGCTGGCCAGTGTTCTGATATTTGAGTCCCACGCCACTGCAGGAACCGTGT TGTTTAACCAGGGTGAGGAGGGCACATCCTGGTACATCATCCAGAAGGGCTCTGTCAATGTGGTCATCTACGGCAAG GGTGTGGTGTGTACCCTGCACGAGGGAGATGACTTTGGGAAGCTGGCACTGGTGACAGACTCCGCTCGAGCTGCCTCCATCGTCCTCAGAGAAGACAACTGTCACTTCCTCCGAGTGGACAAGGAAGACTTCAACAGGATACTCAGG ttttgggaacagaaaactgcattgagatcaaatgtttcattgatgaGAAAATGA